Part of the Azospirillum formosense genome is shown below.
GCGCGCCAAGGAAGCCCGCACCGTCGAGGCCCTCAACGAGGAACTCGGCCCAGCCCTCAATGCGATCACCGCTACCGACGCCAAAGCGTGGTTTAAGCTATGCGGCTACCCGAATCTAAACTGAACCGAAATCCGCTTTAACCCTCCCCCGCCTGCGGCGAGGGAGGGGACTTTGGAACTTTCCCCTCTCCCGCGAAGCGGGGGAGGGAGGGACCCACGCGCAAGCGTGGGAGGGTGGGGCACCGCGACGGCACCCCCTCCCCCATCACCCCTCGATGCGCGAGAAGTCCGCCACCGCGTTCAGCGTCGCCCGGATCTGGCTGAGCAGCCGCAGGCGGTTGGCCCGCAGATCGGCCTGCTCGGCGTTCACCGTGACCTTGTCGAAGAAGGCGTCCACCGGGCCGCGCAGGCGGGCCAGCGCCGCCATGGTGCCGGTGAAGTCCTCCTGCGCCAGCAGCGGCCGGGCCGTCTCGCCAGCGGCGGACAGGGCGCCGTAGAGGTCCTTTTCCTCGGCCAGCGTCAGCAGGGCCGGATCGACCGGCTGGTCGTAGGCCTTGCCGTCCTTCTTCTCCTCGATGCGGACGATGTTGCTGGCGCGCTTGTAGGCGGCGAGCAGGTTCGCCCCCTCCTCCGACCCGACGAAGGTCTGGAGCGCCTTCACGCGGGCCAGCAGGCGGACGAGATCGGCCTCGCCACCAAGAGCGAACACCGCGTCGATCAGGTCGTGCCGCACGCCCTGGTCGCGCAATGTGACCTTCAGGCGGTCGGCAAAGAAGGCCATCAGTTCAGAAATAACCCTCGGACCATTTTCTCTAAACTTCTGCACTCCCGGCAAGTTAGGAAGCTTCTCGTCGATCTGTTCAATGAAGGAAAGAATTGCCTCATTAGTTCCACGACCGGCGCCCATGACATCAAGTGTTCCAGCCACAGATCTTTGATAATTTCCTTTAAAGGCTTTCAAGTCATGGGCTAGCAAGACGTCAAAATACTGCACATAAGCGACGACTATGGCTTCTCCGAGCTCTAGTTTAATCCCATTCTCCAGGATCAGCCGGATGACACCCAGCGCGGCGCGGCGCAGCGCGTAGGGGTCCTTGGAGCCCGTCGGCTTCTCGTCGATGGCGAAGAAGCCGACCAGCGTGTCGAGCTTGTCGGCCAGGGCCACGGCAACCGACACCGGAGCCGTCGGGCAACTGTCGGAGGGACCGAGCGGCTTGTAATGCTCGGCGATGGCCTCGGCCACTGCCGAGTCCTCACCGTCGCCCAGGGCGTAGTAGCGGCCCATGATGCCCTGGACCTCGGGGAACTCGCCGACCACCTCGGTCACGAGGTCCGCCTTGGACAGCCGCGCGGCGCGGGTCGCGGCGTCCACATCGGCGCCGATGGCGTGGGCAATCTTGCCGGCCAGCACCTGCACACGGGCAACCTTATCCGCCACCGTGCCGAGCTTGGCGTGGAAGGTGATGGCGCCCAGCTTGGACACGCGGTCTTCCAGCTTCGTCTTGCGGTCCTGGTCCCAGAAGAACTTGGCGTCGGACAGGCGGGCGCGCAGAACGCGCTCGTTGCCGGCGACGATGGCCTTGCCGCCGTCCGCCGTCACCGTGTTGGCGACCACGACGAAGCGCGGCGCCATCTTCCCGGCCTTGTCCAGCAGGGCGAAATACTTCTGGTGCGTGCGCATGGAGGTGATGAGGACCTCCGACGGCACGTCCATGAACTTTTCATCGATGGTGCCGACCAGGGCGACCGGCCATTCGACGAGGCCGGCGACCTCCTCCAGGAGCCCGTCGTCCGGCGAGAGGGTCAGCCCTTCCGTCGCGGCCAGCGCCTCGGCATCGGCCTTGATCTTGGCCTTGCGCTCGGCGCGGTCGAGAACGACGTGCGCGGCGCGCAACTTGGCCTTGTAGTCGGCGAAGTCGGTGACCGTGACGGCCTCCGGCGACAGGAAGCGGTGGCCGCGGGTGCTGTTGCCGAACACCAGCTTGCCCTGCGCGCCGCCCAGGTCGAAGGAGCCCTCCAGCACCGCGCCGCCGAACAGCGCGATGATCGAGTGCAGCGGGCGCACCCAGCGCACCGTGCCGGTGCCCCAGCGCATCGACTTCGGCCAGGGGAAGTCGCCCATGACCGCCGGGATGATCTCGGCCAGCACCTCCGCGGTGGCGCGGCCCTTCTTCTCCGCCACGGCGAAGTAGAAGATACCCTTTCCGGTGTCGCGCTGTTCGCACTGGTCGAGGCTGGTCAGGCCGGCGGACTTCAGGAAGCCGGCGACCGCCTGCTCGGGCGAGCCGACGCGCGGCCCCTTCTTCTCTTCGCGGACGTCGGCGGTGCGCTCGGCCAGGCCGTCGATCACCAGCGCGAGGCGGCGGGGGGTGGAATGGGCCTCGGCCGACGCGAAGGTCAGGCCGTTGGCGGCCAGCTTATCGGTGACGAGACGCTTGAGGTCGTCCGCCGCGCGCGCCTGCATGCGGGCCGGGATTTCCTCGGAAAAGAATTCGATCAGAAGTTCGGGCATGATGTTACTTGGCCCCCCCGGCGGTCCACGCCTCGCAGCAGGCTTTCGCCAGCGCGCGCACACGGCCGATGTAGGCGGCGCGCTCCACGACGCTGATGACGCCGCGCGCGTCCAGCAGGTTGAAGAGGTGCGACGCCTTGATGCACTGGTCGTAGGCCGGCAGCGCGACGCCCTTGGCGATCAGCGACTGGCACTCCGCCTCGGCGTCCTTGAAATGCTGGAGCAGCATGTCGGTGTTGGCGTGTTCGAAGTTGTGGGCCGAATACTCGACCTCGGCTCGATAGAACACGTCGCCGTACTTCACGCCCTGCCCGTTGAAGTCCAGGTCGTAGACGTTCTCCACGCCCTGCACATACATGGCCAGACGCTCCAGCCCGTAGGTCAACTCGACCGCGACCGGGTCGCACTCGATGCCGCCGACCTGCTGGAAGTAGGTGTACTGGGTGACTTCCATGCCGTCGCACCAGACTTCCCAGCCGAGGCCCCAGGCGCCCAGCGTCGGGCTTTCCCAGTCGTCCTCGACGAATCGGATGTCGTGCAGCGACGGGTCGATGCCCAGCACCTTCAGGCTTTCCAGATACAGCTCCTGCGGGTTGGCCGGCGAGGGCTTCAGGATCACCTGATACTGGTAGTAGTGCTGGAGCCGGTTCGGGTTCTCGCCGTAGCGGCCATCCTTCGGGCGGCGCGAGGGCTGCACATAGGCCGCCTTCCACGGCTGCGGGCCAAGCGCGCGCAGCGTCGTCGCCGGGTGGAAGGTGCCCGCACCCACCTCCATGTCGTAGGGCTGGAGGATCACGCAGCCCTGCTCCGACCAGAACTGGTGGAGCTTGAGGATCAGGGCCTGAAAGGACAGGCCGCGGCTGTCTTGGGAAGACCCGCTCGGGGAGGCCATCGGCGGTCACTTATGATTGGTGTGGAAAAACGCGCCGCACGATACGCGGCGGTATCCCCGGAATCAAGCGCCCGCCAGGGGTTGCGGCTCAACGCCCGTAGGGGCAGACCGGCCGGCCGCAGGCCACGGCGGAGCGCGGGGCGACGTAGGCGCCGCATTCCGGGCACTTCTCCATGTCCTCCGCAGCCACCTGGGGCGACCCGCCGCCGCTGGTGGAGGTGGGCTTTCCGGAGCCGCGACGCTCCCGCTCGCGCAGGCGGTCCCGACCGACCGCGCCGACGCGGTTGTACCAGCGCCAGCCGAACCACACGGCGCCGATCACCAGGATCAGGAACAGGATCTTGGAGAGACTGAACATGGAAGGAGGATTAGGGGGTGCGGGGCCGCGCGGTCAAGAGCGGCCTTCACCCCGAACGGCTGACCCGTCGAAAATGGATCGAACATCGAAAGAAGCGCCCGTCCGGCGCAAAGAATCCTTGTCGTCGGCAGCGGAAGCGGCACCTAATGGAGGAAAACCGCGCGCAGAGGAGACGCAACGTCATGAACGCCAGCGCCTATCCGGTCATCGTCCGCCCCCTGCCCCCGGATCAGGGTGTCGGCTATGTGGCCGAGGTGCCCGACCTGCCGGGCTGCACCGCGGGCGGAGCCACCCCCGCCGACGCCAGCACGGCGGCGCTCGAAGCCATCGCCGCCTGGATCGAGAACGCCCGCCGCACCGGGGAGCCGATCCCGCCCCCGTCCGAACGCCTGCGCGAAGTCACCCAGTGAGAGTTTGAAATACCGGTAACAGGGGGTAAGTCCCCGTACTGGGCCCCCACCCTAGCCCTCCCCCGCTGCGCAGGGGAGGGAGGAACTCCGCCGAGCGACCCTCAATTCCCTCCCCTGCGAGAGCGGGGGAGGGTCAGGGTGGGGGCCTTACGGCGACCACAAACCGAAAAAAACTCAGAGGCCGTAGCGCGACCAGAGCGCGCGCTCCTCGACGGCGGACAGAGCCGCCGCGGGAAGCGCCGCCGCAAGACCGTCCAGCGCGCCCGCCCCCACCGGCGCGTCCACGCGGAAGCCCATGCGGCGGAACCAGCGCTTGTCCTCCTGCACCACGCGCAGCCGGACCTTCTCGCCGAAGCGGCCGCGCAGCACGCTGCGCAGGTCGCCGATGCCGTCGATCAGCCCCAGCTCCAGCGCGCGCCGCCCTGCCCAGAAGGCGCCGGAGAACAGCTCCTCCTCCGCCCCGGACAGGCGGGCGCCGCGGCGGTCGCGCACCATCGCCTTGAAGGCGTCGTGGATCTCCGCCTGGATCGCCTTCAGATGGGCCACCCCGTCCTCCCGCTCCGGCGAGAAGGGATCGAGGATCACCTTCCTGTCGCCCGCGGTGTAGAGCCGCCGCTCGATGCCGTAGCGCTGGATGAACTCGTGCGCGCCGAAGCCCGAGGACACCACGCCGATCGAGCCCAGGATGCTGCTCTCGTCCGCCCAGATCTCGTCCGCCGCGCAGGCCAGCCAGTAGCCGCCGGACGCCGCGGCGTCCTCGCAGAAGGCGAAGACGGGCACCTTCTTCTCGGTGGCGAGGTCGCGGATGCGCTTGGCGATCAGCGCCGACTGCACCGGCGATCCGCCCGGCGAGTTGACGACCAACGCCACCGCCGCCTGCTTCTTCGGCGCGAAGGCGCGCTCGATCAGC
Proteins encoded:
- a CDS encoding type II toxin-antitoxin system HicB family antitoxin, with the translated sequence MNASAYPVIVRPLPPDQGVGYVAEVPDLPGCTAGGATPADASTAALEAIAAWIENARRTGEPIPPPSERLREVTQ
- the glyS gene encoding glycine--tRNA ligase subunit beta, which codes for MPELLIEFFSEEIPARMQARAADDLKRLVTDKLAANGLTFASAEAHSTPRRLALVIDGLAERTADVREEKKGPRVGSPEQAVAGFLKSAGLTSLDQCEQRDTGKGIFYFAVAEKKGRATAEVLAEIIPAVMGDFPWPKSMRWGTGTVRWVRPLHSIIALFGGAVLEGSFDLGGAQGKLVFGNSTRGHRFLSPEAVTVTDFADYKAKLRAAHVVLDRAERKAKIKADAEALAATEGLTLSPDDGLLEEVAGLVEWPVALVGTIDEKFMDVPSEVLITSMRTHQKYFALLDKAGKMAPRFVVVANTVTADGGKAIVAGNERVLRARLSDAKFFWDQDRKTKLEDRVSKLGAITFHAKLGTVADKVARVQVLAGKIAHAIGADVDAATRAARLSKADLVTEVVGEFPEVQGIMGRYYALGDGEDSAVAEAIAEHYKPLGPSDSCPTAPVSVAVALADKLDTLVGFFAIDEKPTGSKDPYALRRAALGVIRLILENGIKLELGEAIVVAYVQYFDVLLAHDLKAFKGNYQRSVAGTLDVMGAGRGTNEAILSFIEQIDEKLPNLPGVQKFRENGPRVISELMAFFADRLKVTLRDQGVRHDLIDAVFALGGEADLVRLLARVKALQTFVGSEEGANLLAAYKRASNIVRIEEKKDGKAYDQPVDPALLTLAEEKDLYGALSAAGETARPLLAQEDFTGTMAALARLRGPVDAFFDKVTVNAEQADLRANRLRLLSQIRATLNAVADFSRIEG
- a CDS encoding glycine--tRNA ligase subunit alpha; this encodes MASPSGSSQDSRGLSFQALILKLHQFWSEQGCVILQPYDMEVGAGTFHPATTLRALGPQPWKAAYVQPSRRPKDGRYGENPNRLQHYYQYQVILKPSPANPQELYLESLKVLGIDPSLHDIRFVEDDWESPTLGAWGLGWEVWCDGMEVTQYTYFQQVGGIECDPVAVELTYGLERLAMYVQGVENVYDLDFNGQGVKYGDVFYRAEVEYSAHNFEHANTDMLLQHFKDAEAECQSLIAKGVALPAYDQCIKASHLFNLLDARGVISVVERAAYIGRVRALAKACCEAWTAGGAK
- a CDS encoding S49 family peptidase, whose protein sequence is MNMTKLLAKLPFGPWRDAGPIVSVLRLSGVIGQAGAFRQGLTMSSMAGLIERAFAPKKQAAVALVVNSPGGSPVQSALIAKRIRDLATEKKVPVFAFCEDAAASGGYWLACAADEIWADESSILGSIGVVSSGFGAHEFIQRYGIERRLYTAGDRKVILDPFSPEREDGVAHLKAIQAEIHDAFKAMVRDRRGARLSGAEEELFSGAFWAGRRALELGLIDGIGDLRSVLRGRFGEKVRLRVVQEDKRWFRRMGFRVDAPVGAGALDGLAAALPAAALSAVEERALWSRYGL